The genomic stretch CAGATATGCATAAAGTGTGAGGGAAAGAGGCATCTTCAGACCAGTGAAACGGAGCAGTAAATACACTTGTCAGAAAGTCAACAGGCAGAGCAAGCACATCAAATTGGAATGCATTCATAACCAGTAGCGCCTCTCAGAGCCTTGCTGTCATTCTGTCTCACTTCTCTTTTGAAATGGACCATTGGCTGCTGCAGCAGACATCCTGGACAAACTCGGCTGGAAAAGCATCTCGGTTTCATTTCTAGATTCACAACTCAGGGGATGAGACAAATGAGGCCCCAGTAAGTGCCTCAGAGTAGACCCAGAAGGCAGTCAAGTCTCGCAGACAGCTCTCTTCAAACTCACTCCACAATGTCTTATAGGCACAGACCTTAATCCAGCTGACTGGTAAAGTCAAACAGTGAAAACATCTGTCTACATCAAAATACACTCTTTCATGAAGCTCTTCTCCACAACGTCCCTGGTTAGTGTGGATGGCCTGGCGATTTATTTGCTCAGCACATCCATTCTCTTTCTTAGTGGTGTTGATCTACTTGAACACTACCCAACTTTTCAAACATGTGTGAATTCTTTGTACACTCTGAAAATAAGAGACCATAAAATATCGCCTGATGGCTCCTGCCAAAATAAGAGCCTCATAGCAAGAGATCGACAGTACAAGACCGTGAGGATTCTGGGAAttacagaacatttcaaaatatcttgGCATTCCTTACACATTGACCTCGAAAACTGAATCTCCAGAGCCCACTGAAACACTGCTGCTGATCTTCTCTGATTGGCCTATTTAGACTGCCGATTCATGGAAACAGCGGGCTGAGGATCTGCTCagaggtagaatgcttgcctggcccATGAAGAGTTCTGAATTTGACCCTGCACTGTCCCCCTTCCCCAAGAAGTACTGACAGATGCTTTCTGTAGCTTGAATGTGAAACGCCCCTCCCAGGCTTGTTTCAATACTTGGTGCCCTGCTGGGGCTGTTGTTTTAGagggttgtggaacctttagggcCTGGGCATCCTCTGGAGGAAGCGGGACTCCTTTGGAGGAAGTGGGGCTCCTCTGGAGGAAGTGGGGCTCCTTTAGAGAAAGTGGGTctcccacactggagcactggactgagctctcaaggtcccaatgaggagcagaaggagggagaacaggagcaaggaagtcaggaccacgaggggtgcacccacccactaagacagtggggctgatctactgggagctcaccaaggccagctggactatgactgaaaaagcatgggataaaaccggactctctgaacatggcggacaatgagggctgatgagaagccaaggacaacggcaTGGGGTTTtaatcctacttcatgttctggcattgtgggagcctagccagtttggatgtcaccttctagacatggacggaggggggaggaccttggactttccacagggcggggaaccctgactgctctttggactgaagagggtgagggagaggagtggggggagggggagaagggtgggaggagggggagggaaatgggaggttgggtggaggaggaaactttttttcattttctcgataaaaaaataaaaataaaaaaataaaaaaaagagaaagtgggtcTCCTCTGAAAGAAGTGGGGTTTCTCTGGAGGAAGTCCATCACTAGGCGCAGGGCTTGAGATTTTATACCTGGACACATTTTTGgtccctctttgcttcctgttttgcCAAAATGTGAAAGAATATGGTTCCCAGCTCCACACTCCTGATACATGAAGGGAACCTCTTGCAATTATGCCCGCCCCTCCATGGTAGAgtgcaccctcaaactgtgagccccaaaaGCCCTTCCTTGGTTTCTTGTCAAATATTGGTCACAGTcacaagaaataaacacagaattcCACAGGGGATTATCAAACTGTTTATCCAAATCAATGTACGTGAGAGGTATTGGTGAGGACAGCAACTGTGGGGACCATCAAATGTTCCCAGACAACTACAGAGTGCCTCATTGCATGGTTCAACAGCttcaaaattcattcattttctcccCTCCGTCTTcacctttgtccttttctttatgGTCAGACTTACAAAGTATTCTGACCCcctgaaatgtttcctttgtattCACATTACAGCGGTAAGGTGGCTAATTTATACATCACAGGAAATAAAACTCCAGTGAATATGGCTGATGCAAAACAGACGTACAGAACCACTGGCAGGTCTGGGTAGTGTCCTTGAAGAATTCCGATGACTGCAGGAATCGCCATTTCTCCCAGGGTACCACCAATTACAAAGAATGCTGCAGACTTCCCAGTTAAGGTGGTGTACTGCTCGATCCAGGAAACGCCACTGGGAAATGTGGTTGCCATCGAGGCTCCATACACAGCAGTCGCGatccagaggcagagagggctCTTGTCAAAAAGCACCAGAAACAAAGATGAAGCAAGGCTGCCAATGTTGCTCAACACAATCATGGTTCCAGGCTGTAAGAATGTGGCAAAGAAGATGGCCAGGCCCCTGCAGGCTGCGAAGGCCCCCCAGAAGACAGAGTTCAAGCcggctgcttcagtttctttcatgcCAACATGGGTGGTGGCAAAGGAGAATACATAAGAACCAAAGGTCACCTCGGCTCCaacataaaagaagaagaagatgaagaggaggcagagcagagcccAGTGATACTTCGCTCTTTGAACTCTTTGACCAGATGCTGCAGATTTTTTCTGCCTTGAGCGTTTCTTACAAAACAGaccaaacagaaagacagaaaccacTAGCGCATAGGTGCCAATGGAAGCATACGTCCACAGCAGATTCATGTCATCAGGTACCGCAAACAGAGAGTCTGAGGTGGCTTCAGAGGATCGGTTCAGCATTAGAGGGTCAAAGTCGGACTCTGTGTGATTCTGAGTGGACGCTCTTGTACCCCAGGCCAACTTAGCCAGCAGGGGAGCCAGGAAGGCACCCAAGGCGAAGCTGAAGTGCAAGGCCTGCATGTGTGGAGCTCCTTTGTCCCCCCAAAGAGCCAAGATGAGGACATTTGCACCTGCCAATGAAACATGGACAAAATCATCTGCTACACATAGTAACTTAGTAAAATTACGAAAGACCGGGGATGGACAGACCGTTCAGCAGTCaagagtacttactgcttttgcagagaaccagaaCTGGGTTTCTAGCATCCAagtctggtggctcacaagcccctaaaactccagttcccagggagcAGCAACCTCtcacctctgtggacacctgcatgcatgtgtacttaCCCATACACAGGCACAAATACGTATGCAtagttagaaataataaaaataaaaatctcaagaaccttataaaaacaaaaaaaatgtttcatttcttgtgggataatctttttgttcaCTGTGAAGATGTGATTCTGCCAAaggcgccttctgattggtttaataaagagctgactggccaatagctagccaggagagaataggcgggacttctggggagagctctgggaagaagagaggatggTTTAGCCAGTAGCTGTGAAGCAACTTGGACATACACTATGGAGGAGAGGCAATGAGCCATGTttcagaatatagattaatatgaaatgattaatttaagttatagttgggaacaagtctaagccaaggccaagcattcataattaataaaaagtctctgtgtcattatttgggaactggcagcccaaagaaagaCCAATTACATTCAGCGCCATTAGAAAGTGGATGAATATGCATTGCACAGTGTGAACATCATAGATGTTCTAAGTTACAAATGCCAATCGTGAGTTGATTATGTGGTTAAGATCTCTAATGTACCAACAGGAACTATGCATTGTAATGTCTCATAGACATGACCTAAAGGCTGGTGGTCACCACCTTCTAGAGCCAGACACAACtgcaaaggtttttttgtttgtttatttgtttgtttgtttttgttttacaaaatagaGTCAATACCACACTGGGGGTGTAATGTTTATACACTAACTTATTACTATGTATGTGATAAATATACACAGTAAATACATTGCAGAGTTTATAATACATtatatgatatattattatatatttaatcaaTGTATTTCAAAGTTTAATAAACACATTacacatttttagttttatgtactTGGAGCTGGCAGCCCCCAAAGTTTATTTATGTTTGAGCAAAGCAGCCAGTTAAGACCCGGATGCTCCTGTTCCAATAGACAAGAATGTCTTCCAGAAACTGAGCTCACCCTGTCAGAGCAGCTTCAAGGCGAAAAATCATCTCGTCTgtgactctttttaaaaatcaggcaaACTCGTAATTCCACCCAGTAATTTTTCAACTAGCTGAAAAGAGGGGATGGATAGAAAGCTGGAATTTGGGGCAAACAAACATCATACACATTGTTTAGGAGGTTTTCAAAAACACAGCAACCTCTGACATAGACTGAGAAAGGTTTCTCAACATAGACTTCTCAGAACTCAAAAGTGGGTGATTTTAGTTGGCTGTCTGTTTCTATGCTTTTACAGCCCAATGTAAGTTCCAACCTTACATTGGGTTGTAATGTAAGGTTACATTACAAATTGGGTAAGTTTGTTCTAATAAGccattaattctttttattttaatatgaccaaattctatctcaaaatgaAAGCCCTCTAACTTACACTGTAATTACCCATTAGGAAGGGATCCTTTCTCATTTGGATACTGAAAACCAATACTCCCTCATAGGGAAATGTCTTCTAGTTCACTTATCCACTAACTGTTCAAAACTGGCTCCCTGGTTGGCAAGAAGCATAGTTGCTAGAAGGGTTGACCCTACAACCTCCTCAGAAGGCCACGCCATTTCACAAGGCTTGCAGGTGACAGTGTAATTTAATCCACTTCCCCCAGTCACTAACCTGTATCCAGAGCGCCAAATGAAACACCAAACACAGACATCATGGCAATCAGTAATGGTGCTCTCTTGCAGAAAGGAACAAGATAAAGACCAATTGTGGTAGCCAACATCGCCATCCCTAAAAGAAGGGTGAGAATGTCAGTTATATAGACAGTATTCATGCAGAGTCAAGCCAATgtcctaaaaacaaaaatgaaagtaagGTCGTATGAAAACTAAATAACTTGAGAATTTCTTTATGCAGGTTATatcttataaatattatattattttatggattaaatgattaaaagtaattaaagtaattaaaataattactgggtgtggtggtatatgatatatgtatatatgtgtgtatatatatatatataaaactatgaCATGAGTATACCATTGAATACTActaataatttataaacataacACAATATCTTTCTAACAAAATAAGATAAGgctgaaaaaaaattagaggtTTGACATTTATAAACTGAAAGGAATTTGAGGTagcaaaaaggcaaaagaaagtgCAGTTGTAGAAGTTTGTAGTAAAACTTTGAAATAAATGCAGTGAAGTGCCTGCTGACAGGAAATGTCCTGACTGGGATCtttacagacacagagagaaagttgtgcacacttgtgatcccagggctgagaaggaggcagcaggagcatccctggggcttgctaagCATCCAGTGTAGCCCTATGAGTAGAATGTGGGTTTAGTGAGGGAACCTTCCTCCAAATATGTGCTGAAGGGGCTGGGAgacggctcagttggtaaaggaactttgtctggaatgttcaggtggaagtttcaccccaagtcccctcccctgggagttgcctcagtccagactccacctctgagaaaaccTGCCAAAGATGAGccctcctcagagatgctcaagaccactcccacagggtatttaaactgcccccctcccccagagaccaaacatgtggttttcagatcttccttttccatcttctctCTGGGGGCCTGGAAAGCCATCTGGGAGCATATGtgtccattaaacctgggctttttctaatttggtttgatttggtttgattcaggttggcagagaggcttatcaGGGTGGAGAAACTTTCCACCTAGGACCTACAGGGCAGAAGAAGAGAATCAGCGCCTGCGGGTTGTCCTTACCTGTTGCTGAAAGCTGAGGTAAACCAGATGCTTCCAACAAGATTTCTTACTGCCTTGAGCCCTAGCTTCAGACCAGTATTCTTCTAGACTGCTCCAATACAATGGGTGCTTCCCCGGCCTCAGGTGGGCCAACAAAACATGGACAGCAAACAAGATGAACCCTGCCCCCTCCGGGTCTATGACCAGCATTCCAGCCTTCCTGAGCCTGACAACAACATCCTATGTCATCTGGGAAGCAGTTACAGAAGAGATTACATTACCCTAATCATTAACAAAAGACCCGAATGTTAGGGCCAAATGAAACCAGTTCTCCTGTACCCAGGCAGCCATTTCCCTATCTCTGTCAAAAGGGACACAGGACTATCTCTGGTGCCCATTAGCGCACCAAAGCACCTTCAGCATTACAAATACCTGTTAAAATCAGAGAGTGACAGAAAGGGTTACTCTCGTTGGGGGCTGGGATTTGATTGAATggcttaattaaaatatcaacCGTTACCCCTACATAAATGTGAATCAGTGATTTGATTCATTTGTTCTAGAATCACTGCGGGATGTCATGTCTACAGAAGCTCCATTTTATGCTAGGCATCCATCTTGGTACCCACCAGGCACTTGTCTCTGACTCCAGGCCCTGGAAGACAAGTTCCCAGGTATCCTGACTCAACGGCGCTCACCTGAAATGTACAGCGGTGACcctttatttgttattatacGCTAActgccttttttccttttgtaacttGCTTATGCAGACACCCAAACATTGTTTTCAGTTGCCTTAACTGATTCACTTGGCAGAGCAGAATGGTTTTTGCTGGCTTGCATAGATATGGAAGGTCTTCATGTGGTTCTCTCCTTTAAAAGTCCTTCTCCATACCCCTCCTTCAAGATaatctcaaataaatatttaattataattagaTTGAGTTTGTGGTCTTTTTCCAGGTCACAAGCCTCATAACAAGTGATTGACCTGATTCCGACTTCTACATGCCTATACCTCCCCCCAGTTAGAATAAAATGGTAAAGATATTTGAAACAAATGAGTGTAGCAGATAGCAAGGGAAGTAGAAGATACGTGATTGGGGTGGGTGTATAGCTCAATGGTACAGCACGAGATTAGAAGGCACAGGCCTTGAGCTTGATTCTCTCACCCCAAactgcatgcacacatagaaTCTTTAAGCTTACGTAGGAAATAGGAGGTATTGTTCACTTATTCGGCAACAGCTGTAGAGAGCATGAGgtctttgtgctcacagatacacactaggggaaccaggaatgttaaacacacaggcttGTCTCTTCAACATGAGGGACATGTacctgttttccacccagaagacTGGGAGTCGATACTGTTAGCAGCCTGGCGAGCTGCGCTACCTGTAAGACTGGGCCACACCCAAATTCCCCAGACAATTACATTTCTCCCAGGCACAACATCCCTAGACCATTATCTTGAGCACTGTTTCTCAGCCAAAAGAACCCATCTTTAGGGAGATGTCACGTGTTCTATGGCCACGACCACACCAGACCTTCTCCTAGGCCCTTAAGCTACTGAACCCTTACCTTTATGGAAAAGGTCACGTGTGCTTTATAAAGGAGCTGTGATGTAGTCACACCTTACGTCTTATTGTGCACATGGACTGAAGTCATTGttaccaggaaactttttttttttttgacaattgtACTGTACTTAAACATCTAAGAAATAAACTACCCAGTGTCAGACTCTGGgagtttgaaccaacaccagcTAAGTCATGTTAAACTGGATTTTCTGCAGCTGGATAGTgatggcgtatgcctttaatcccagcactcgggaggcagaggcaggcggatctctgtgagttcgaggccagcctggtctacagagtgagtaccagaacaggccccaaagctacagagaaacctgtggtCCTAGGAACCTCCAAATATGCAGAACTGTGTGGTCAACCAGTGTGTGACCTGAGGGTGGAGTCTCAGGATTGCTGACACACAGACCTGAGGACTAATGAGTTCCCAGAGGACTCAGTACCGAGTCCCTGCACCGGCTAAGGTAGGCACAGGAACCATGGATGCCCAGTTTCCAGGGAGGATACCCACACTACCCACTTCTGTTGTCAAATCTGAAGTAAGGTTGCAGTTTTCATATATAGAGTCAAGTTGCAAATAAAAGGTGATGTTCACTTACCCAAAAGTAAGAAATGATTCATGCAGTCGAAAAGCACCCCGCCAGCCACAGAGCCGCCCAAGTAGCCGAGGGCCCGGCCCACGAATATTTCCGAAAGGCTGCTGATGTTCCGGTTCACATTTTGTGCCAGGTCTGGAAAAGTGGGCCCCAATATGGCAACAGTCATTCCCTGAAattaaaaaagatgaaagatttaCTTGCAAGCAAGAtaatatgtatttcatttttgtctaagaaaaaaaagtgaggaGTGGGTTATAAAGCAAGAACTTATTTTAAGGCCCATTCATAGTAAGAAAGAATTTCATAGTTATGATACTAATATTACCAGAGCCGTAGACTCTGGTTGGTTGTCTTCATTTCAGAAGTAATTTCCcttcaaaattatttaattattttttaaaatgttaaagatgtatatacttttattttatgtttgtgtatgttttatgtgcatgtgcactgtgGTGTGCAGTGCCTccggaggccagaggagggcatcagatcccttggaaccagTTATTGGTGGTAGTGAGGGCCCATGTGGGTgatgagaaccaaacccaggtcctctggaagaagagtcagtgtttataactgatgagccatctctccagccaaaaaTGATTTAATGCCTTTTTCCTCTCTTAAATAAGTTAATAAGCAGCTGGAGATAAGCTAGTTAgttagtggtggtgcacacctttaatcccaacacttaggaggcggAGGTAGATGGACCTGTGATTCAAGGCTAGCGTGCTCTATAGAGCGaggttctgggacagccagggctacacagagaaaccatgtcttcaaaaacaaaacaagcaaaaacagaagCTCAagatataactcagtggtagaattgCTGCTGACATGTTCACGCTTACGTTGGATGCCTAGCATAGCAATATAAGCATGA from Microtus ochrogaster isolate Prairie Vole_2 linkage group LG9, MicOch1.0, whole genome shotgun sequence encodes the following:
- the LOC101999280 gene encoding sodium-dependent glucose transporter 1C — its product is MNHFLLLGMAMLATTIGLYLVPFCKRAPLLIAMMSVFGVSFGALDTGANVLILALWGDKGAPHMQALHFSFALGAFLAPLLAKLAWGTRASTQNHTESDFDPLMLNRSSEATSDSLFAVPDDMNLLWTYASIGTYALVVSVFLFGLFCKKRSRQKKSAASGQRVQRAKYHWALLCLLFIFFFFYVGAEVTFGSYVFSFATTHVGMKETEAAGLNSVFWGAFAACRGLAIFFATFLQPGTMIVLSNIGSLASSLFLVLFDKSPLCLWIATAVYGASMATTFPSGVSWIEQYTTLTGKSAAFFVIGGTLGEMAIPAVIGILQGHYPDLPVVLYVCFASAIFTGVLFPVMYKLATLPL